GTGAACACGCCCAGAGTTGTATACAAGGTCACATCACTAAAAACTAGAGTACATTAGATGTTGGGCATATTTTGGTTCTGATTGCAGCCAGTATAAGGTACAGAGTCTGACACATTGTGCGTGCAAGAAATCTACATTCTTCATGGATCATAACCAAACTAGCTACTTTAGGGTACCGATGCACAAGTTCAGGGCTGGGCTTGGCAACACTGGTTAGGATAAGCATTTTCCTCATTTGCAAATTGACTTATCCTCTGATCTGACATTCCACTACCACCACAGAACTGTGTTTCCCAACCACACAATGCGGCGGCAAGAGGAGTCTAAATCCAATGGCCAAGTCCACATTCTGCTAGTAGGAATAAGACGAAGGTCCATCCCTCTTCCCATCCAGCTGTATTATCAACAgcctcagcagcagcagcaacaacagaaTCCGGCACCACCTCCTACACCTCCAGCAGCACGACAAGAAGCCTCTGGAGATCCTAAGGTTCCACCTCTAGGTATGAAATACTCTGTTCCTGCCGAGTTATCAAAGCTGCTCGTCAGGGAATGATTTTCATCTCAGCTGTCAAGTGCTTGACAACTACTAGATAAAACTAGGGGTTGACAAGATACTGAACATTTTTGTGTATGTGAACAGGTTTACCTCCAGGGCATCCTTCTTCTGGATCCCAAGTAGTCCGAGCCCTGGGCCCCAATCCACCTGTGGTCAGCACTGCGCAAGAACCTTCGCATTCAGGCAGTCTGACCGTTTCCCGTCACCCAGTGCCACCTCATATAACTACAAGTCCTATGCCATCAGTGCAGCAGCAACAGATACGACCTGCTACATTAGTCCAGTCTCCTGCATCAGCACCAGCCATCCACAATCACAGTTCACAGAACTGTGCTGCAACACCTCCACTTCAGCAACAACAGCAGCATTCGCCCATAATCCCTGCAGGGACACCAGTCACGCTTTTTCAGCAGGTACCACAGGGCCATATCCTTACCGCCAGGGTACAAGGTGTATGCCCTCCCATCACCCAGCGCCCACCCCTGCCTCAAACACCTCCCTTACCAGGACTTCATGGTGGGGCCCCCCAGCTCGAACTCCACTGCGGGACTGCAGTATCTCCATCAGTACCCTCCTCCGCTGTCCAGGTTGGGGCtgttggtgttgccggggtaccCAATGCCCAGGGATCACGTGTTACCTTTCAGAATATAGCCCCCAAACCAGCGCCAGTCCAGGCAGGTGGGCCAACACCTGCAATTGCCACTCCCAACCAGCAGCCTCAGCAGCAACAGAGCGTAGTAATAGTCAGTCCCAATCCTCAGCAGAGCACAGCCTACACCCCTACGATACACCAAATTGTTCTTGCCAACCCCACTATTCCTGGTGCCCAGACTATCCAAATAGCTGGGCAACCTGGAGTTGTTTCCAGTCCTTGCCCTCCTCCAACCACCAACCTTTCCTCTTACACCAATGCTCCCATTGCCCAGGTTCAACCCAGTCAAACTGTTAGCCAAACGCTGTCTGTGAAACGGCATCAACAGACACATcagcaacaacatcaacaacagccTCCGCTGCAAATAATTtcacagtctcctcctcctcagccAGCTTCCACTGAGTCCAGCTTGATCAAACAGCTACTCCTTCCAAAGCGAGGTCCTACTACACCAGGGGGAAAGCTAATTCTTCCTGCCCCACAGGTGCCCCCTCCCAACAGCACGATATCGCCTGCTTCACAGGTCATTTACCAGACAGGCTATAGCACCCAGGTACCTTCTTCTCAGCCTCAGCAGCTCAATGTCCAGTTAGTTCCTGGCCAGCTTCAAGCCCAAGGAGGTCCTACCCTCCAGACAGTCCACTTGTTGCCAGGCCAGCTCATTTCCACGAGTAGCACAGGTACAGCCGCAATCATACAGGGCCCAACAGCAGGAGGACAGGTAACATTCACTGTGGTCCCTAATACTGGTTTTACCACCACAGCTGGTGCCACCATCAGTCAGGGTGCTATCGGCCCAGTTGTTCCCACTCAGCAGTTTTCTACTGGAACAGTGTCCCAACATGCCCAAGCAGCTCCACCACCGCCAGCTCTCTTAAGAGGAGACAAAATTATTTGTCAAAAAGAGGAGGAGGCGAAGGATGCTACGGGGCTGCACATCCATGAAAGGAAGATAGAAGTGATGGAGAACTCTTCTTTGGCCGAAGGAGACTCTTCTAATGGCACAACTAGTAATGGTGAGGTTGCTGCAGGTGCCAAGCTGCTAAATGGGCAGAAGTGCATGGAGTCTAATCTACCTCCATACCACTCAGGGAATAGCCAGACTGCACTCAATGGCCCGGCTACAGACAGTCACTCTGCAAATGGGAAGCAGGCCGTCACTCCTGGCCTAAACAACCTGCTGGAGGGTAACCCCGACCCCAAAAAGACTCTAGTAAATGGAGTGTGTGATTTTGATCGGGGTGACAGTGGTGGTAACTTTAACAAAAACATTCCAAATCACATTGCTTCCAAACAGTACTTGGGGAATGGGGAGGTGGGTCCTTCAGAGAAGAGTCATGGCTCAGACCCACCTCTTCCTAGTCTACCTACTCTCCAGCAGGACACTGCCAAAGCTCAACAGGCTGAGCGCCTAGCCAATGGACCCCAGGCAATGGTTACCAGGCCTCCATTGGAATTAACAAATGGACCTTTGGGCCCAGCAAATGTTGTGCCTGGGTTAAGACAGCAACCGCACCCCAGTCCACATTTCCCCTCCACTGTTACCTCCCAGAGTCCTGCTGCCTCTCCTGTCAATGGCACAGCCCCTGATGCACGAGGCATGAAGAGGCCAGCTGAAAATGAGGACCGCAGCACAATGGCAGTATCCTCTGGGATTCCCAGCAAAGTGGGAGTACGAATCATCACCATCAGTGACCCTAACAATGCCGGCAGTAGTGCCACCATGGTGGCAGTGCCAGCAGGGACAGACCCAAGCACAGTAGCCAAAGTAGCAATAGAGAGTGCCACTCAGCAGAGGAACTGCTCCCCAACACAGACAGCTGGTGGAACGGTGAGTCACTGCAACCTTTCACAGAACTACTTTAGTTGGTGTTAAACTATATTAATATCAGATGTGTCACAAGATGGTTTGTACACATTTGCATGTGTGTCCACATTTAAACAGTTTAACAGTTTCTCACAGTTTCTAGTTTGACCTACAATCTGATAATACCTGATCTTGGCTAGGCCCAACCTCCTCAGTATGTTTCATGAAAATGTGTTCAGTAATGTAATACAATTTCTAAAAACATGGATGTGAGGGGAAAATGTCTTGTTTCTAAGAATATGAATGGTTTGCTCATCCTTCTTTATGCACATTAGAGTCCTTAATTTTTTTCTAGGCCTGTTCATATTTCAGCTTTTACATGTTTGGCTTGTCTTGTAACTTTTTCAAAAGggaattgtatttttttaaaatatctaCAGCCATAAAATGGCACTGTCTACAcatgtgacaagctgctcctatATACTCCTCTCAATGAGGAGCTAGAGCAGACTCTGAAATGCGAGATGAGTGTAATGCACTAGTAAGCTGAATGCCAAACACTCAGGTTGTTTGCACTCTGTGGGATAGCCAAAACTTCAGTGAGGAGGATGGTTAGGCTAAGGTAAGCTTTATTAAATTTCAGTTCaacttattttatttgtatagcaccaaatcacaacaatgctgccccaaggcacttcacacgagtaaggtgtaaccttaccaacccctctgagcaagcacacagacgacagtggtaaggaaaaactcctcctGGTGataatgaagaaacctcaagcagatcagacttaaCTATGTTTAAAAAAAGGTATAATCAGTTCAAATTTATTTAACTTTAGTTTTGATTTGGCATTTGTCTGTTTAGTGGCAACATGAAGCCATTTACTCTTGAGTTCTTTGTGTCTTGTACAATCACATTAGCCTGTTGGCTTCTGCTCACTAATGTGGTGCTTGTGTGATACATAATTAATTTAATTCTTGCATTACTGATTTGTCTTTTTGCTTGAAGTGCCACATTTCCAATTACAAAAAAAGAATGTTACTTGTAAGCTAATAAGATTTATGGGGGTTTTGTTTCCCATTTTGTAGATTAGTTTACAAACTAAAAAACATCTATCCATCTTTATCTACCTGCTTTGCGTGTATGACTATCAGCTttagctaaaataaataaatacatctgtAACACTACATAGTCCTGCCAAGTTTTGTCTAATTTCTCTCTGAGGTCATAGTTGCTAACTCTAAATATTCTGTAAGAGTTACTTTGAATGGAATCTCAACACACAAGATGGGGAAATGCAGCAACACAAGCATCATTTCTGAAGCTTAAAATTCCAAAGTGCCTTGTTGCAGCAAATAAGAGCTTTTTCTTTGAGGACTTCTTTGCCTGAGTGTTAATTGCTGCACTTTATTAATTGCTGGTTAGAGTCATTAAGCATCGCTTGCAGTTAATTTTCCTTCAGCATTTTTTGTGCACATGTAATAATGTATTAGAAACATTGTTTCCCAGTGACATACCAACAAAATGTTGTGATGGTTATTTTAGGACAAATCTTTTCAGACCAAAGTTTGATATATAAGGCCACTTTCAGATACTAGGTGGGGCAGACTAAAGGGTTAACAGTGTTATTGTGAAACTTTTATTGTCAACATTATTTAGGAAATGTTAGTATGAGTAATATCCATTGCTAATGGGAAATTTCCTTAATGTTTACCTTACGACACTGAAAATCACAATGTAAATGTAATATATTTACCAATTAATTCACCAAATTAATGTGTAATTAACAACCTAAGTGAAAGTTTAACATTCAATTATACCTTTTGCCTTTATATAATTTATCTGTTAACTGCAAGAATAGTGTTTAGTCATGTTACAAATTAAATTTCAAGGGTGTTTTTAATAAAGGCAACACAAGGCACTGAGGACAATATAAGCCCAGCTATCAGTTAGCACAGATGAAATGCAACCCAAATCTAGGACAGATGTACAACTTACaaatatccatccatcttctttctatacccacttactccacttAAGGCTCACGGGGGTGCTCTTATTGTGGAATGAATGTCACTGCAGTATCCGGCTTTCAGATGAATTCTTTGAACAATTCTTTTTTCTGTGGCCAAATAGTTGTTCAGCATACTTCTTTAATTTGAGGGGGAAATTTTGGAATCCAACCTGTACACAGTGAGAAGGTCTTGTGCTCTAACTGGATCTGTCTGGCTCAGGCGAGTGTGAATGACTGGAGGTTAAGAAGGTGAGGCCAGTTAAGACCATGTGGCCCTCACTGATACCCACCTCCTACAGCAAAGCAGCTGAGAGAACAACCTCAGCCTTAAGAGAGGCAGGGGCTACATTTCAGCCAACACGATTATTTTGTCTGACTTCATTTCGTTAATTTGCCACAATGAACTCCTGCCAACAGCTGATGTGGTCAGAGCTTGATGGATTTAGTTGACTGAAACCTAACAAGTAACTATTTGATAGTCATTTGACCATTTGAAGCTTCTCAGATTTGactttttgtgtgtctgtttaaTGTACTCATGTATAAACTGAAATGGGT
The window above is part of the Thalassophryne amazonica chromosome 22, fThaAma1.1, whole genome shotgun sequence genome. Proteins encoded here:
- the arid2 gene encoding AT-rich interactive domain-containing protein 2: MANSTGKNLTDQRRKGQAFLDELRQFHQSRGSPFKKIPIVGGKELDLNALYVRVVALGGFAKVSDKNQWSELVEEFNFPRSCSNAGFALKQYYLRYLEKYEKVHHFGEDDEEAQPGNPKVSLPVGAIPCSYNYQQHVVSDYLRQSYGLSTDFVPPCDYNKLVLSLLSGLPNEVDFAVNVCTLLSNESKHAMQLDKDPKLITLLLAHAGVFDDSLGSFSGVFGMDWKEKTSRDFVRFWKEVVEDAEVRDLIWDKTSPPQDSTSCEERWHSLFHPPRNPGISDMEAQRVLQIAVILRNLSFEEANVKLLAANRTCLRFLLLCAHCNLISLRQLGLDTLGNVAAELQLDPVDFRTTHLIFHTITKCLMSRDRFLKMRAMEILGNLSKGDDNGVLICEYVDQDSYREVMMLLTLPDLMLLMASLEVLYLLAQLGEVPCSKIASVDRSIDLLVRLVSVDLHMFGPDALAAVRLIEHQASAEQAAEVRPQLVEQVPAAVQGAPAPATRVPVQPTQPTPGIVELDGEKFTLQWLNAHFEMHAEDSVSRSDVYSEYLATCSKMGRSNILNSTGFLKCLRTVFPNHTMRRQEESKSNGQVHILLVGIRRRSIPLPIQLYYQQPQQQQQQQNPAPPPTPPAARQEASGDPKVPPLGLPPGHPSSGSQVVRALGPNPPVVSTAQEPSHSGSLTVSRHPVPPHITTSPMPSVQQQQIRPATLVQSPASAPAIHNHSSQNCAATPPLQQQQQHSPIIPAGTPVTLFQQVPQGHILTARVQGVCPPITQRPPLPQTPPLPGLHGGAPQLELHCGTAVSPSVPSSAVQVGAVGVAGVPNAQGSRVTFQNIAPKPAPVQAGGPTPAIATPNQQPQQQQSVVIVSPNPQQSTAYTPTIHQIVLANPTIPGAQTIQIAGQPGVVSSPCPPPTTNLSSYTNAPIAQVQPSQTVSQTLSVKRHQQTHQQQHQQQPPLQIISQSPPPQPASTESSLIKQLLLPKRGPTTPGGKLILPAPQVPPPNSTISPASQVIYQTGYSTQVPSSQPQQLNVQLVPGQLQAQGGPTLQTVHLLPGQLISTSSTGTAAIIQGPTAGGQVTFTVVPNTGFTTTAGATISQGAIGPVVPTQQFSTGTVSQHAQAAPPPPALLRGDKIICQKEEEAKDATGLHIHERKIEVMENSSLAEGDSSNGTTSNGEVAAGAKLLNGQKCMESNLPPYHSGNSQTALNGPATDSHSANGKQAVTPGLNNLLEGNPDPKKTLVNGVCDFDRGDSGGNFNKNIPNHIASKQYLGNGEVGPSEKSHGSDPPLPSLPTLQQDTAKAQQAERLANGPQAMVTRPPLELTNGPLGPANVVPGLRQQPHPSPHFPSTVTSQSPAASPVNGTAPDARGMKRPAENEDRSTMAVSSGIPSKVGVRIITISDPNNAGSSATMVAVPAGTDPSTVAKVAIESATQQRNCSPTQTAGGTLTVTPSPPLASQPAPAGHPSSQHLPTQQTTAAPPEQSRKAGQNFKCLWQSCKRWFETPSQVFYHAATQHGGRDVYGGQCQWEGCEPFPRQRLSFITHLQDKHCSRDALLAGLKLEEQQAQSRNQTSSQTQTAGNTPASRPPRAIVNHPSAALMALRRGSRNLVFRDFTDEKEGPVTKHIRLTAALTLKNIAKHSDCGRKLVKRHEPHLSVLALSNMEVSTTLAKCLYELTRSLQA